A stretch of Crossiella cryophila DNA encodes these proteins:
- a CDS encoding ABC transporter ATP-binding protein yields MTTVDSPPVIQINRLTKTYGAGATAVAALRGVDLTVRRGDYLAIMGASGSGKSTMLNILGCLDIPTAGRYRLDGIDIGAFTEAQLALLRNRRIGFVFQSFHLVPRVSALSNVELPMIYAGLGRKHRRERAMAALELVGLQDRGHHLPTELSGGQQQRVAVARALVNAPALLLADEPTGNLDSQSSAELLGVLDRLNALGRTIVIITHEDEVAAHANRVIRLVDGRIVADTGSRR; encoded by the coding sequence GTGACCACTGTGGACAGTCCGCCGGTGATCCAGATCAACCGGCTCACCAAGACCTACGGCGCGGGCGCGACCGCGGTGGCCGCGTTGCGCGGGGTCGACCTGACCGTGCGCCGCGGCGACTACCTGGCCATCATGGGCGCCTCCGGCTCCGGCAAGTCGACCATGCTGAACATCCTGGGCTGCCTGGACATCCCCACCGCCGGGCGCTACCGCCTGGACGGCATCGACATCGGCGCGTTCACCGAGGCCCAGCTGGCCCTGCTGCGCAACCGGCGGATCGGCTTCGTCTTCCAGTCCTTCCACCTGGTCCCCCGGGTCTCCGCACTGTCCAATGTGGAGCTTCCGATGATCTACGCCGGACTGGGCCGCAAACACCGCAGGGAACGTGCCATGGCCGCCCTGGAACTGGTCGGGTTGCAGGACCGCGGGCACCACCTGCCCACCGAACTCTCCGGCGGCCAGCAGCAACGGGTCGCGGTGGCCAGGGCACTGGTCAACGCGCCCGCCCTGCTGCTGGCCGATGAACCCACCGGCAACCTGGACAGCCAGAGCAGCGCCGAACTGCTCGGCGTGCTGGACCGGCTCAACGCGCTCGGCCGCACCATCGTGATCATCACCCACGAGGACGAGGTGGCCGCGCACGCGAACCGGGTGATCCGCCTGGTGGACGGGCGGATCGTGGCCGACACCGGGAGCCGTCGATGA
- a CDS encoding ABC transporter permease: MSLWEILRVAVRGLLANKLRSVLTTMGITIGVAAVILLTAVGNGASAAVERSIAGLGTNLLTVSPARGTARPLTTLDAEALADKLIAPDVGAVAPIVTAQATATYRGVSQQVGQLIGTRPGYFEITNSPIGSGAAFTEADVTEARKVVVIGQTVAQEVFGGTDPLGLSLQLNNIPFTVVGVLAPKGATGLQNADDTVIAPLSTTQYALSGVGSLNQIVVQASSADTLSAAQAQVTAVLNQRHGITGDAVSDFRIANQQQLLTARTQTTETFTVLLAAVAALSLLVGGIGITNIMLVTVTERIREIGIRKAIGAPRLAISGQFVIEATVLSMVGGGLGALIGVLAAQFTIAGIQPVVQPSAVALAFGVSVLIGLFFGSYPAARAARLRPIEALRHE, from the coding sequence ATGAGCCTGTGGGAGATCCTGCGGGTCGCGGTCCGCGGGCTGCTGGCCAACAAACTCCGCTCGGTGCTGACCACCATGGGCATCACCATCGGGGTGGCCGCGGTGATCCTGCTGACCGCGGTGGGCAACGGGGCCTCGGCCGCGGTGGAACGCAGCATCGCCGGGCTTGGCACCAACCTGCTCACCGTCTCCCCCGCCCGCGGCACCGCCCGCCCGCTCACCACCCTGGACGCGGAAGCCTTGGCGGACAAGCTGATCGCACCCGACGTCGGCGCGGTGGCACCGATCGTCACCGCGCAGGCCACCGCCACCTACCGCGGGGTGAGCCAGCAGGTCGGGCAGCTCATCGGCACCCGGCCCGGCTACTTCGAGATCACCAACTCCCCGATCGGCTCCGGCGCGGCCTTCACCGAGGCCGATGTGACCGAGGCGCGCAAGGTGGTGGTGATCGGCCAGACCGTGGCCCAGGAGGTCTTCGGCGGCACCGACCCGCTCGGCTTGTCCTTGCAGTTGAACAACATTCCCTTCACCGTGGTCGGCGTGCTGGCACCCAAGGGCGCCACCGGGTTGCAGAACGCCGACGACACGGTGATCGCGCCGCTGAGCACCACCCAGTACGCGCTGTCCGGGGTCGGCTCGCTCAACCAGATCGTGGTCCAGGCATCCTCGGCCGACACCCTGTCCGCGGCGCAGGCGCAGGTCACCGCGGTGCTGAACCAGCGACACGGCATCACCGGTGACGCGGTCTCGGACTTCCGGATCGCCAACCAGCAGCAGCTGCTCACCGCGCGCACCCAGACCACCGAGACCTTCACCGTGCTGCTGGCCGCGGTGGCCGCGTTGTCGTTGCTGGTGGGCGGGATCGGCATCACCAACATCATGCTGGTCACGGTCACCGAGCGGATCAGGGAGATCGGCATCCGCAAGGCCATCGGCGCGCCCCGGCTGGCCATCTCCGGGCAGTTCGTCATCGAGGCCACCGTGCTGAGCATGGTCGGCGGCGGGCTGGGCGCGCTGATCGGCGTGCTCGCCGCCCAGTTCACCATCGCCGGGATCCAGCCGGTGGTGCAGCCCTCCGCGGTGGCCCTCGCCTTCGGCGTGTCCGTCCTCATCGGACTGTTCTTCGGCAGCTACCCGGCCGCCAGGGCCGCCCGGCTGCGCCCCATCGAAGCCCTGCGCCACGAATGA
- a CDS encoding efflux RND transporter periplasmic adaptor subunit, producing the protein MTRSRRALVLNLALGAVLVAAAVAAYFALRPATAAGTPQSRTVAAGKATVTATVTAAGSVQSANTVGANFGTTGTVKQILVKVGAKVTKGQALAKLDTVPLQAKVDEANANLDAAQQSLTAAQTTTNPNGPDPATVAQRRSQLTQARTAVTEAKTNLTAATLTAPSDGTVISISGTVGAQAGTGGTGGGASSGSGGTGSGSTAANTSSATGFVVLSDLSDFQVRATIAEIDVAKVKPDQLASVTVNALPDQQFAAKVTQVDLTPSSTGNVVQYGATLVLDGAPDGLKPGQSASVRIVVARAENALSVPTFTVQGSGATSRVTVLANGQPVTRTVQVGIKGEALTEITGGLTEGDQVVVPTAQGTTQQGGAGGFGGGRGGGVAPGGGAGGGAGGAGAGGGAGAGTGAR; encoded by the coding sequence ATGACGAGGTCTCGGCGTGCCCTGGTGTTGAACCTAGCCCTGGGCGCGGTACTGGTCGCGGCCGCGGTGGCCGCGTACTTCGCGCTGCGCCCCGCCACCGCGGCCGGCACCCCGCAGAGCCGGACGGTGGCGGCGGGCAAGGCGACGGTGACCGCCACGGTGACCGCGGCCGGGTCGGTGCAGAGCGCGAACACGGTGGGCGCCAACTTCGGCACCACCGGCACGGTCAAGCAGATCCTGGTCAAGGTCGGCGCGAAGGTGACCAAGGGCCAGGCCCTGGCAAAGCTGGACACGGTGCCGTTGCAGGCCAAGGTGGATGAGGCGAACGCGAACCTGGACGCCGCCCAGCAGAGCCTGACCGCCGCCCAGACCACCACGAATCCCAACGGCCCCGACCCGGCCACGGTGGCCCAGCGCCGCAGCCAGCTCACCCAGGCCAGAACCGCGGTGACCGAGGCGAAGACCAACCTGACCGCGGCCACCCTCACCGCGCCCTCGGACGGCACGGTCATCTCGATCTCCGGCACGGTCGGCGCGCAGGCGGGCACCGGCGGGACCGGCGGCGGCGCGAGCAGCGGATCCGGCGGCACCGGGAGCGGCAGCACCGCCGCGAACACCAGTAGTGCCACCGGGTTCGTGGTGCTGTCGGACCTGAGCGACTTCCAGGTGCGGGCCACCATCGCCGAGATCGACGTGGCCAAGGTCAAACCCGACCAGCTCGCCAGCGTCACCGTGAACGCGTTGCCGGACCAGCAGTTCGCGGCCAAGGTCACCCAGGTCGACCTGACACCGTCGAGCACCGGGAACGTGGTGCAGTACGGGGCCACCCTGGTCCTGGACGGAGCCCCCGACGGGTTGAAGCCGGGGCAGTCGGCGAGTGTGCGGATCGTGGTGGCGCGGGCGGAGAACGCGCTGTCCGTGCCGACCTTCACCGTGCAGGGCTCCGGCGCGACCAGCCGGGTCACCGTCCTGGCGAACGGGCAGCCGGTGACCAGGACGGTGCAGGTCGGGATCAAGGGCGAGGCGCTGACCGAGATCACCGGCGGACTCACCGAGGGCGACCAGGTGGTGGTGCCCACCGCGCAGGGCACCACGCAGCAGGGCGGCGCGGGCGGATTCGGCGGTGGCCGGGGCGGCGGCGTGGCACCCGGCGGCGGAGCCGGTGGCGGTGCGGGCGGGGCTGGAGCCGGTGGTGGCGCGGGTGCCGGGACGGGTGCCCGGTGA
- a CDS encoding DUF5666 domain-containing protein, with translation MSTPDPEQVLATPVDDKDLGEQLTEAGKGPSKLTIGLAAAALTAVAFAGGLWAATAFGSDSASAAPGQRGGAGGVRPSGAPQAPGGQGPGGARGGAVGTVDRIEGDTLYLKGANGTEVKVKLGTDTTVHLTQPGKVSDLAPGDSVTVTGERAADGSVTARQVTEQPPR, from the coding sequence ATGAGCACCCCCGACCCCGAACAGGTGCTGGCCACCCCCGTGGACGACAAGGATCTCGGCGAGCAGCTCACCGAGGCGGGCAAGGGCCCGTCGAAGCTGACCATCGGACTGGCCGCCGCCGCGCTGACCGCGGTCGCCTTCGCCGGTGGCCTGTGGGCCGCCACCGCCTTCGGTTCCGACTCGGCCAGCGCCGCGCCCGGTCAGCGCGGCGGTGCGGGCGGTGTCCGGCCCAGCGGCGCACCCCAGGCACCCGGCGGTCAGGGCCCCGGCGGCGCCCGCGGTGGCGCGGTCGGCACCGTGGACCGGATCGAGGGCGACACGCTCTACCTCAAGGGCGCCAACGGAACCGAGGTCAAGGTCAAGCTCGGCACGGACACCACCGTGCACCTCACCCAGCCCGGCAAGGTCAGCGATCTGGCCCCCGGCGACTCGGTGACGGTGACCGGTGAGCGGGCCGCGGACGGGTCGGTGACCGCCCGTCAGGTCACAGAGCAGCCCCCGCGCTGA
- a CDS encoding putative bifunctional diguanylate cyclase/phosphodiesterase, translated as MSATGRTELARQWAAAVGTAAYVPLSREQLELQLLDLVDELLDLVLADPFDARPAGRAGAQLVVGNITSRLALRRSIEILGAGCRRELSEHRDAPDEERVTALLAEFAAGYTEGVRQLTFNQQEELKKALLHAKRDAERELRVSESRFRELFTASAMGIAISDLDGNFIEVNQAFTEILGYTGGELGFLTVPDLFAPEETADLAVLYRHLVDEPVDRFRCRTRLVSKEADSVFAYLAVSLLHDADGRPNGHVTMVEDLTNLHLLQGRFSHQTLHDQLTGLPNRQYLHSRLQSVLGRVEEGQIITLCHLDLDSFTVINDGLGHHIGDELLKTTAQRLRAAVTGYNAMVARFGSDEFAILIEDSPTPPDVAALAARINEELAEPTYLDGYGVAVSASIGIVQRPAKGMVAAELLRQADLTLHRVKASGKAQWGLFDPAREARDRARFKLAASMPGAVENGEFSLRYEPIRWLGGGELIATEVLVEWAHPELGPLPHDRCVELAESTGLILALGRWVLKRACRDAAEWRPSEGEPPIVLATLTPYQSQDPDLVDTVRKALAEAGLPPQRLRLRLPLRTVAREDSDAADNLRVLTDMGVVVGLDEFGRDVTDFVRLPDLPIYAARFDRALVDRLGEDPDPGSPVARAVATLTELAHQVGFKVIASGVDSRAKLDWLTAIGVDAGQGRQLGLPRPAEAFSGVSAGAAL; from the coding sequence TTGAGCGCCACGGGTCGCACCGAGCTGGCCCGGCAGTGGGCTGCGGCGGTCGGCACGGCCGCCTATGTCCCGCTGTCAAGGGAACAACTCGAGCTGCAGCTGCTCGACCTGGTCGACGAACTGCTCGACCTGGTCCTCGCCGACCCGTTCGACGCCCGTCCGGCCGGCCGCGCGGGCGCCCAGCTCGTCGTTGGCAACATCACCAGCAGGCTGGCCTTACGCCGCAGCATCGAGATCCTCGGCGCGGGGTGCCGCCGCGAGCTGAGCGAGCACCGGGACGCGCCGGATGAGGAGCGGGTCACCGCGTTGCTCGCCGAGTTCGCCGCCGGGTACACCGAAGGGGTCCGGCAGTTGACCTTCAACCAGCAGGAGGAGCTGAAAAAGGCCCTGCTGCACGCCAAACGCGACGCCGAACGGGAGCTGCGGGTCAGCGAGAGCCGGTTCCGCGAGCTGTTCACCGCCTCCGCGATGGGCATCGCGATCAGCGATCTGGACGGCAACTTCATCGAGGTCAACCAGGCCTTCACCGAGATCCTCGGCTACACCGGCGGCGAACTGGGCTTCCTGACCGTGCCCGACCTGTTCGCGCCGGAGGAGACCGCCGATCTCGCGGTGCTCTACCGGCACCTGGTGGACGAGCCGGTGGACCGGTTCCGCTGCCGCACCCGGCTGGTCAGCAAGGAGGCGGACAGCGTGTTCGCCTACCTGGCCGTCTCCCTGCTGCACGACGCCGACGGCAGGCCCAACGGGCACGTCACCATGGTCGAGGACCTGACCAACCTGCACCTGCTGCAGGGCCGGTTCAGCCACCAGACCCTGCACGACCAGCTCACCGGCCTGCCCAACCGGCAGTACCTGCACTCGCGGCTGCAGAGCGTGCTCGGCCGGGTCGAGGAGGGGCAGATCATCACCCTCTGCCACCTGGACCTGGACAGCTTCACCGTGATCAACGACGGGCTGGGCCACCACATCGGCGACGAGCTGCTCAAGACCACCGCGCAGCGGCTGCGGGCCGCGGTGACCGGGTACAACGCCATGGTCGCCCGGTTCGGCAGCGACGAGTTCGCCATCCTGATCGAGGATTCGCCGACCCCGCCGGACGTGGCCGCGCTGGCCGCCCGGATCAACGAGGAACTGGCCGAACCCACCTACCTGGACGGTTACGGGGTGGCGGTCTCGGCCAGCATCGGCATCGTGCAGCGCCCGGCCAAGGGCATGGTGGCCGCCGAGCTGCTGCGCCAGGCCGACCTGACGTTGCACCGGGTCAAGGCCAGCGGGAAGGCGCAGTGGGGCCTGTTCGACCCGGCGCGGGAGGCCCGCGACCGGGCCCGGTTCAAGCTGGCCGCGTCCATGCCGGGCGCGGTGGAGAACGGCGAGTTCAGCCTGCGCTACGAGCCGATCCGCTGGCTCGGCGGCGGGGAGCTGATCGCCACCGAGGTGCTGGTGGAGTGGGCGCATCCGGAGTTGGGACCGCTGCCGCACGACCGCTGCGTCGAGCTGGCCGAGAGCACCGGGCTGATCCTGGCGCTGGGCCGCTGGGTGCTCAAGCGGGCCTGCCGGGACGCCGCGGAATGGCGGCCGAGCGAGGGCGAGCCGCCGATCGTGCTGGCCACCCTGACCCCGTACCAGTCCCAGGACCCGGACCTGGTGGACACCGTGCGCAAGGCACTGGCCGAGGCCGGACTGCCACCGCAGCGGCTGCGGTTGCGGCTGCCGCTGCGCACGGTGGCCAGGGAGGACAGCGACGCCGCCGACAACCTGCGGGTGCTCACCGACATGGGCGTGGTGGTCGGGCTGGACGAGTTCGGCCGCGATGTCACCGATTTCGTCCGGCTGCCCGACCTGCCCATCTACGCCGCGCGCTTCGACCGGGCGCTGGTGGACCGCCTCGGTGAGGACCCCGATCCGGGTTCGCCGGTGGCCCGCGCGGTGGCCACGCTGACCGAACTGGCGCACCAGGTCGGGTTCAAGGTGATCGCCTCCGGGGTGGACAGCCGGGCCAAACTGGACTGGCTGACCGCGATCGGGGTGGACGCCGGTCAGGGCAGGCAACTCGGGCTGCCCCGCCCGGCCGAGGCGTTCAGCGGGGTCAGCGCGGGGGCTGCTCTGTGA